A stretch of bacterium DNA encodes these proteins:
- a CDS encoding NAD(P)/FAD-dependent oxidoreductase, with protein sequence MTNAPTDALRKDPTAPAAARTELLEASDAEIEAALEHADSMVLRGLVYQLTGDAEIAATEVIVGTARGFAGGIEATPEAAALIRRKAADFLQSYRDRGAGPIDMGPSGRLAESMALTMGRELEPEAFDLWLEELAVNPWARGLDWSREPGDRGRDFSVTIIGSGMGGLNAAIQLKRAGIAFRVLEKNEGVGGTWHENRYPGARVDTPSRLYTHTFASDYSYPYSFCPWTENQKYFDWVADTFDVRGDITFKTEVRSLTWDEDASMWEIRVDGPGGERTLRSNAVITAVGFLNRPGDPDIPGIERFERPSWHTARWPVDFDPKGKRIAVIGTGCTGYQMIPELAPEAGHLTVFQRTPQWCFPSPGYRDAFPPEVPWLDRNLPFHTNFMRLRVAGGFAAGFAPIAQIDPDFDDEHAISELNKMARDNCVQFLRDKFGDDEEMIAKMTPEHPVLSARPVIVDSEYSILDAVQRDDVDLVTDPIRTITEKGVETESGEVHEVDAIVYATGFKATEYLFPMAITGRDGMTVEKLWADTGAQGYVGAMIPGCPNLWTLYGPNSNGGLLVPAFQEMETLYALKCIERLVLEEKRSIDVKLEAYRAYNEMIDERNGQMAWSDPRARNYYWTKFGRSATQNPLTPLEMWSLLREPDFDDLDVR encoded by the coding sequence ATGACGAACGCCCCGACCGACGCCCTGCGCAAGGACCCGACGGCCCCCGCCGCGGCCCGTACCGAGCTCCTGGAAGCCAGTGACGCCGAGATCGAAGCCGCGTTGGAACACGCGGACTCGATGGTCCTCCGCGGACTCGTCTACCAACTCACCGGCGACGCCGAGATCGCGGCGACCGAGGTGATCGTCGGGACCGCCCGCGGCTTCGCAGGCGGGATCGAGGCGACGCCGGAAGCCGCCGCGCTCATTCGGCGGAAGGCCGCAGACTTCCTCCAGTCGTATCGCGATCGCGGTGCGGGTCCGATCGACATGGGACCCTCGGGTCGGCTGGCCGAGAGCATGGCGCTCACGATGGGCCGCGAGCTGGAGCCCGAGGCGTTCGATCTCTGGCTCGAAGAGCTGGCGGTGAATCCGTGGGCACGCGGGCTCGACTGGTCCCGGGAACCCGGCGACCGCGGTCGGGACTTCTCCGTGACGATCATCGGGTCGGGCATGGGGGGGCTCAACGCGGCGATTCAGCTGAAGCGTGCGGGCATCGCCTTTCGGGTGCTCGAGAAGAACGAAGGCGTCGGGGGAACCTGGCACGAGAACCGCTACCCGGGCGCACGGGTCGATACGCCGAGTCGTCTCTACACGCACACCTTCGCCTCCGACTACAGCTACCCCTACTCGTTCTGTCCCTGGACGGAGAACCAGAAATATTTCGACTGGGTCGCGGACACCTTCGACGTACGCGGCGACATCACCTTCAAGACCGAGGTGCGCTCGCTCACCTGGGACGAAGACGCGTCCATGTGGGAGATCCGGGTCGACGGTCCCGGCGGCGAGCGGACCCTGCGATCGAATGCGGTCATCACCGCGGTCGGTTTCCTCAATCGCCCGGGCGATCCGGACATTCCGGGAATCGAGCGCTTCGAGAGACCGTCCTGGCACACCGCGCGCTGGCCGGTCGACTTCGATCCGAAGGGCAAGCGGATCGCCGTGATCGGGACGGGCTGCACCGGGTATCAGATGATCCCCGAACTCGCTCCCGAAGCCGGTCACCTCACGGTCTTCCAGCGGACGCCGCAGTGGTGCTTCCCCTCTCCGGGCTATCGCGACGCCTTCCCGCCCGAGGTGCCCTGGCTGGATCGGAATCTGCCCTTCCATACGAACTTCATGCGCCTCCGCGTCGCTGGCGGATTCGCCGCAGGATTCGCGCCGATCGCGCAGATCGATCCGGACTTCGACGACGAACACGCGATCAGCGAGCTGAACAAGATGGCGCGTGACAACTGCGTCCAGTTTCTGCGCGACAAGTTCGGGGACGACGAAGAGATGATCGCGAAGATGACACCGGAGCATCCGGTGCTCTCCGCTCGACCGGTGATCGTCGACTCCGAGTACAGCATCCTTGACGCCGTCCAGCGTGACGACGTCGACCTGGTGACGGATCCGATTCGGACCATCACCGAGAAGGGCGTCGAGACCGAGAGCGGCGAGGTCCATGAAGTGGACGCGATCGTCTACGCGACAGGATTCAAGGCGACCGAGTATCTCTTCCCGATGGCGATCACGGGGCGTGACGGCATGACGGTCGAGAAGCTGTGGGCGGACACCGGGGCCCAGGGCTACGTCGGCGCGATGATCCCGGGCTGCCCGAACCTGTGGACGCTCTACGGCCCGAACAGCAATGGCGGCCTTCTCGTCCCGGCCTTCCAGGAGATGGAGACGCTCTACGCGCTCAAATGCATCGAGCGCCTCGTCCTCGAGGAGAAGCGTTCGATCGACGTCAAGCTCGAGGCCTACCGCGCCTACAACGAGATGATCGACGAGCGGAACGGGCAGATGGCCTGGAGCGATCCCCGCGCCCGGAACTACTACTGGACGAAGTTCGGCCGCTCGGCGACCCAGAACCCGCTCACGCCCCTCGAGATGTGGAGTCTGCTCAGGGAACCGGACTTCGACGATCTCGATGTGCGCTGA
- a CDS encoding DUF3014 domain-containing protein, with the protein MLRTVPVIVAILATLGVAWWLLRDEFVPTTPSPPPEPRPEVPAVERPDPVEPPPRAPAAPPSPAVTRPVPAPPEPEAPVPPLADSDPFVRDQLAPLDLPADWVAREQLVRRLAVLVDNATRSELPHRQLQFLRPGGAYRVLEREGRIYPDPANAARFEPLLDLLESISPSTAASVVLSIEPILAAALGELGTEATPREAVLEAIDRALEAPEPPRDPVLVRPKVLYRYADPALEALPPLDKQLMRLGARNHARMRAYLVDLRRAMLEAG; encoded by the coding sequence GTGCTTCGTACCGTACCGGTGATCGTGGCGATCCTGGCCACCTTGGGTGTTGCCTGGTGGCTGCTTCGAGACGAGTTCGTGCCGACGACACCGTCGCCGCCGCCCGAGCCTCGGCCCGAAGTGCCTGCCGTCGAGCGTCCGGATCCCGTCGAGCCACCGCCTCGGGCGCCCGCGGCGCCACCGTCACCCGCCGTGACGCGCCCCGTGCCCGCGCCGCCCGAGCCAGAGGCGCCCGTGCCGCCGCTCGCCGACAGCGACCCCTTCGTGCGAGATCAGCTGGCACCGCTCGATCTGCCCGCCGACTGGGTCGCGCGAGAGCAGCTCGTACGCCGGCTCGCCGTGCTGGTCGACAACGCCACGCGCAGCGAGCTGCCCCATCGGCAGCTCCAGTTCCTGCGCCCCGGCGGCGCGTATCGCGTTCTCGAGCGCGAAGGCCGCATCTACCCCGATCCCGCCAACGCCGCGCGATTCGAGCCCCTGCTCGACCTGCTCGAATCGATTTCCCCGTCGACGGCGGCGTCGGTGGTCCTGTCGATCGAGCCGATCCTGGCGGCGGCCCTCGGCGAGCTCGGTACGGAGGCGACGCCGCGTGAAGCGGTGCTCGAAGCGATCGATCGTGCGCTCGAAGCGCCCGAGCCACCGCGCGACCCCGTCCTGGTCCGGCCCAAGGTGCTCTATCGGTACGCGGACCCGGCGCTCGAGGCGCTGCCCCCGCTCGACAAGCAGCTGATGAGGCTCGGGGCGCGGAACCACGCGCGAATGCGGGCCTATCTGGTCGATCTTCGACGGGCGATGCTCGAGGCCGGATGA
- a CDS encoding transporter substrate-binding domain-containing protein, whose product MDGRLDPRSPRLLPITMALILSALLAFLACSEEASDPRPSETSAPAEAEAAEAPVDPVLTEATAGPLGRHVADRYPASLETVLEARFLRVLTSRNAFDFFLNDGERGGYQYEMVRGFTRFLNERHERPPSSPPIQFELIPVDDDQLIPLLLEGAGDLIAARLTITPTRAEQVAFSKPYQSVDERIVSHDQAPALERLEQLSGRTVAVRASSSFAESLARLDRTLADAGRPPVDVFPVDGGLETERILELVAARRFPYTVADSLVAETLVALHPTLRIAKAPPLREGGKLAWATRLGADGLLAEMNAFLRRHRQGSLRGNLAIERYFKRRGRVARRLADAEERGLSDYDALFREHAARFDLDWRLVAAMAHQESRFDAAARNRSGAVGLLQIKPTTAREPYVGIADVAGAENASNNVHAGLKYLDWIKQRYFDSEPDMRERDRLRMALAAYNAGPRTVLLARRRAAKQGLDPDRWFRHVEIAMLGMRKAEPVKYVSEINQRYLSYVLMGIE is encoded by the coding sequence ATGGACGGTCGTCTCGATCCCCGAAGTCCTCGATTGCTCCCGATCACGATGGCGCTGATCCTGAGCGCGCTGCTCGCCTTTCTCGCCTGCTCGGAGGAGGCGTCCGACCCTCGCCCCTCGGAGACCTCGGCACCCGCCGAGGCCGAGGCCGCGGAGGCCCCCGTCGACCCCGTGTTGACCGAGGCCACCGCCGGACCCCTCGGACGGCACGTGGCGGATCGCTACCCGGCGAGCCTCGAGACCGTGCTCGAAGCACGCTTCCTTCGGGTGCTGACCTCGCGGAACGCCTTCGACTTCTTCCTGAACGACGGCGAGCGGGGCGGCTACCAGTACGAGATGGTACGCGGATTCACCCGCTTCCTGAACGAGCGACACGAGCGTCCCCCGAGCTCCCCGCCGATCCAGTTCGAGCTGATCCCCGTGGATGACGACCAGTTGATCCCGCTCCTGCTCGAAGGGGCGGGCGACCTGATCGCCGCGCGCCTGACGATCACGCCGACACGCGCGGAGCAGGTCGCGTTCTCGAAGCCCTACCAGAGCGTCGACGAGCGGATCGTCTCCCACGACCAGGCGCCGGCGCTCGAGCGGCTCGAACAGCTCTCGGGCCGGACCGTCGCCGTTCGCGCGAGCAGCAGCTTCGCCGAGAGTCTCGCCCGTCTCGATCGGACCCTCGCCGATGCGGGGCGCCCGCCGGTCGATGTGTTTCCCGTCGACGGCGGGCTCGAGACGGAGCGCATCCTCGAACTCGTGGCGGCCCGTCGCTTTCCGTACACGGTGGCCGACAGCCTCGTTGCGGAGACGCTCGTCGCCCTCCATCCGACGCTCCGCATCGCGAAGGCCCCTCCGCTCCGAGAAGGCGGCAAGCTCGCCTGGGCGACGCGCCTCGGCGCCGACGGGCTGCTCGCCGAGATGAACGCCTTCCTGCGCCGCCATCGGCAGGGCAGTCTACGTGGCAACCTCGCAATCGAGCGGTACTTCAAGAGACGCGGCCGCGTCGCACGTCGGCTGGCGGACGCCGAGGAGCGCGGCCTCTCCGACTACGATGCCCTGTTCCGCGAGCACGCTGCCCGTTTCGATCTCGACTGGCGGCTCGTCGCCGCGATGGCCCATCAGGAGTCGCGCTTCGATGCGGCGGCCCGGAATCGTTCGGGTGCGGTCGGGCTGCTCCAGATCAAGCCCACGACCGCGCGCGAGCCCTACGTGGGGATCGCCGACGTGGCCGGCGCCGAGAACGCGTCGAACAACGTGCACGCGGGCCTGAAATACCTGGATTGGATCAAGCAGCGATACTTCGACAGTGAGCCCGACATGCGGGAGCGCGACCGGCTTCGGATGGCGCTCGCCGCCTACAATGCGGGCCCTCGGACCGTCCTGCTCGCGCGCAGGCGGGCGGCGAAGCAGGGGCTCGACCCCGACCGGTGGTTCCGTCACGTCGAGATCGCGATGCTCGGCATGCGCAAGGCCGAGCCCGTCAAGTACGTGAGCGAGATCAACCAGCGGTACCTGTCGTACGTGCTCATGGGGATCGAGTGA
- a CDS encoding LLM class flavin-dependent oxidoreductase gives MKQSIVLPPEVRELDRAVSWIERAEQLGFHSAMLGCGHNMDPLVVFAVAAGRTECVLLTTNVLPTYTRHPLVTAMQALTTQAAADGRLRLGLGPGHASIIEDCFGLPFDRLIRHTSEYFQILRQVFDGKHAKFEGELFRVDWEIDVESPPIPLFLSSLGEQMCRAAGRHADGVLPWLAPPAYVRDTIVPTLRESAEKAGRPVPPVVMIMPCILSTNREEVRAGVHAYLDLYPRLEAYAALLERCGVPDAKNGPRDGWTDAMIDAVVPHGDQEALAAALARYREAGVDEMAFLPVGVGDDPQASVERTWAALAELV, from the coding sequence ATGAAGCAGTCGATCGTTCTACCGCCGGAGGTTCGCGAGCTCGATCGGGCCGTGTCCTGGATCGAGCGGGCGGAGCAGCTGGGCTTCCACTCGGCGATGCTCGGCTGCGGCCACAACATGGACCCGCTCGTCGTCTTCGCGGTCGCCGCGGGGCGGACCGAATGCGTGCTGCTCACGACGAACGTCCTGCCGACCTACACGCGCCATCCCCTGGTGACGGCGATGCAGGCGTTGACGACGCAGGCGGCGGCGGATGGACGGCTGCGGCTCGGCCTCGGACCCGGGCACGCCTCGATCATCGAAGACTGCTTCGGCCTGCCCTTCGATCGGTTGATCCGGCACACGTCGGAGTACTTCCAGATCCTGCGCCAGGTCTTCGACGGCAAGCACGCGAAGTTCGAGGGTGAACTGTTCCGCGTCGATTGGGAGATCGACGTCGAGTCGCCGCCGATTCCACTCTTCCTCTCTTCGCTCGGCGAGCAGATGTGCCGCGCGGCCGGTCGGCACGCCGACGGCGTCCTGCCGTGGCTCGCGCCTCCGGCCTACGTGCGCGACACGATCGTCCCGACGCTTCGGGAGAGCGCCGAGAAAGCCGGGCGTCCGGTGCCGCCCGTCGTGATGATCATGCCCTGCATCCTCTCGACGAATCGGGAGGAGGTCCGCGCGGGTGTCCACGCCTATCTCGATCTCTACCCGCGTCTCGAAGCGTATGCGGCGCTGCTCGAGCGCTGCGGTGTCCCCGACGCGAAGAACGGGCCGCGCGACGGTTGGACGGACGCGATGATCGACGCCGTCGTGCCCCACGGCGATCAGGAGGCGCTGGCAGCGGCCCTCGCGCGGTACCGGGAGGCGGGCGTCGACGAGATGGCCTTCCTGCCCGTCGGTGTGGGCGACGATCCCCAGGCTTCTGTCGAGCGGACCTGGGCGGCGCTCGCCGAGCTGGTCTGA